In one Candidatus Scalindua japonica genomic region, the following are encoded:
- a CDS encoding beta-ketoacyl synthase N-terminal-like domain-containing protein — MGRVVITGYGVINSVGHNVEDFTESLRSGKSGISTLLTIPTDTCPVKIGAEIKDFSYIDYLNSLEEISQSIYTISRKVCNNSNLSTQISSCAAIQAYLDAELIHSLLDSSSIGIIVSGNNISQKYIIDNYDKFLKEPEYINPKYAISFLDTNIIGAISEILNIKGIGYSVGGASASGNLGLYNAYQLIQAGTVKACLCVGALADFSELELKAFSILGAMTGQTFNDQPEKASRPFDKKHDGFVFGQGSGCVVLESMESALSRDVQIRGEIVSAASGLDGNHLTNPSIEGEIKVMQSVLQETGITTKEIDYINTHGTSSPLGDITELDAIKHVFKECVKSIHINSTKSLIGHCIYSAGVVELIATLIQMKEGFYHPDINLDDPIDRQVNFVGKKVLTDVKINYALSNSFGFGGINSSILVKNQKCLNR, encoded by the coding sequence ATGGGTAGGGTTGTTATAACCGGTTATGGCGTAATAAATAGTGTTGGCCATAATGTTGAAGATTTTACTGAAAGTTTAAGATCAGGCAAGAGCGGTATCAGTACTCTGCTTACTATTCCTACCGATACATGTCCTGTAAAGATAGGCGCAGAAATAAAAGATTTTTCTTATATTGACTATTTGAACAGCCTGGAAGAGATTTCGCAAAGCATATATACTATATCGCGAAAAGTCTGTAACAATTCTAACCTTTCTACTCAAATCAGTAGTTGTGCAGCTATTCAAGCTTATTTAGATGCTGAATTAATCCATTCTCTATTAGATAGTAGTTCCATTGGCATCATTGTCTCCGGCAATAATATATCACAGAAGTATATTATTGATAACTACGATAAATTCTTAAAAGAACCTGAATATATAAATCCAAAATATGCCATCTCTTTCTTGGATACAAATATAATTGGAGCTATCAGTGAGATTCTGAATATTAAGGGCATAGGATATTCGGTTGGAGGAGCTTCAGCAAGTGGTAATCTGGGTTTATACAATGCATATCAACTAATCCAAGCAGGAACGGTAAAGGCATGTCTCTGTGTAGGAGCTTTAGCTGATTTCTCAGAGTTAGAGCTGAAGGCATTTTCTATTTTAGGAGCCATGACCGGTCAAACTTTTAACGACCAACCGGAAAAAGCCTCACGTCCATTTGACAAGAAGCATGATGGTTTTGTATTTGGACAGGGAAGTGGGTGTGTTGTTTTAGAATCCATGGAAAGTGCCTTGAGTAGAGATGTTCAAATAAGGGGAGAGATTGTAAGTGCTGCTTCCGGTTTGGACGGTAATCATCTTACAAACCCAAGTATAGAAGGAGAAATAAAAGTTATGCAGTCTGTATTGCAGGAAACAGGCATTACAACCAAAGAGATTGATTATATTAATACCCATGGAACTTCATCTCCATTAGGAGACATAACCGAATTGGATGCAATAAAGCATGTTTTTAAGGAGTGTGTGAAATCTATCCATATTAATTCTACCAAATCCCTGATTGGGCATTGTATCTATTCTGCAGGTGTTGTTGAATTAATTGCCACACTTATACAGATGAAGGAAGGATTTTACCATCCTGATATAAATTTAGACGACCCTATTGACCGCCAGGTTAATTTTGTGGGGAAAAAGGTGCTGACTGATGTAAAGATTAATTACGCACTTTCAAATTCATTTGGATTTGGTGGTATTAATAGCAGCATATTGGTAAAAAATCAAAAGTGTTTAAATCGCTAA
- a CDS encoding pentapeptide repeat-containing protein, with protein sequence MSFASFSFASFSFASFSFVSFSFASFSFASFSFASFSFASFSFASFSFVSFSFASFSFVSFSFANFSFASFSFANVSFSNSSFANFSFTNSSFWISFVTVVVQPEIIC encoded by the coding sequence ATCTCCTTTGCCAGTTTCTCCTTTGCCAGTTTCTCCTTTGCCAGTTTCTCTTTCGTCAGCTTCTCCTTTGCCAGTTTCTCCTTTGCCAGCTTCTCTTTCGCCAGCTTCTCTTTCGCCAGCTTCTCCTTCGCCAGTTTCTCTTTCGTCAGCTTCTCCTTCGCCAGTTTCTCTTTCGTCAGCTTCTCCTTCGCCAACTTCTCCTTCGCCAGTTTCTCCTTCGCTAACGTCTCTTTCTCCAACTCTTCTTTTGCTAACTTCTCATTCACCAACTCCTCCTTTTGGATATCCTTTGTTACCGTTGTTGTACAGCCTGAAATAATCTGCTGA